The Takifugu rubripes chromosome 7, fTakRub1.2, whole genome shotgun sequence genome has a segment encoding these proteins:
- the cicb gene encoding protein capicua homolog isoform X3, whose translation MRPIKKHRGRSSPLTRGRGGKRKGTFQPLREKDPKRVKKETRNKPMQHKLGTQSPDKQNQPSAPNCNEEPVKCSNTPTKDLTQPRKPVDSVETDGKKVERNAQNKKTLAANGNGEISTQTVALPTPTAGPPSTSTASQAANHSVTSVSSRKTATFKARVPKKKYTFEHFASTISALTTISTSSPALSDTVNTAANHFKSSNSVVISMNKNINKSIISSNNSSAESHCTLVHSANSRSNHFSGKLPSVATVDSTATETNHLVSIENRTRSIDYHEKESGENETGAPSSVRSSSTDTASEHSADLDVNEATRSSQHQKIFDTPDHPNSASSVEASLSEAVAEALAKGMKNQRVLARTGESAGAVHGDTRVKTETDSCPSSPIFRPGVVRRVSGGNVEVQLQGYETIVKYPFCGNTVMSTVEFILDTPPPGTAPVAIGTQVCVPFGGEEGCPLLYREGMIVKVDPHPGVSFPYQVLLKGDRKTLGEEDMGEEKQQRKANAQAVWVSRQSLRLLTPPWEVSYLEGGKAKEREREREREERERREEMEVEREVCQLSIGMGVLGRGARLAHGFSLEGATGGHSYGNTNPSCHSTMSGSAAHGYGLNYTHRERQKHPNSPDEDVELSRFTLGLTVGSKPNAVTSQHRNVLSKSDGLSPSSPHRTVVRGLGPHHLSSIASSPPPSTHALLVSEIHNSTPNLSPAKITPTQISTPVPGEGSSTTPSRTRTPFSLAQQKYKKGDVVCTPNGIRKKFNGKQWRRLCSREGCMKESQRRGYCSRHLSMRTKEIEASGAERVGGGSSSGTVTPSDLHGRASSEFEWDDTSRESSEASSRGDSRPRLVLPSLLPHELSSRFDIDECEAATMLVSLGSSRSGTPSFSPISNQSPFSPAPSPSPSPLFGFRPANFSPITASPVLQHRRHRQPSGTGGGGAGGNRATAPAGGSERERHTSGIQSSFHSNLMFTVPMSPSKRKPDAPPPASLPSHLHDYTPKTEVEQGDLGNSFRVLSPHTPISHSNTHTPTFSRPRGVTTTSSSRPLSSPAVSPPPLLVSPSPSPLTPDGASRRAIPISQQTLRDSPVIVRNPEVPLAKFTECPLGKGGLEHEQGIDSASSKDICLATLSPHSNSGLQVPIPINAAATSIPNGTVLLRSPAQTLVLVSPTPSSLSTTDAPSTPLQALSVTVSTTVTVPVQKSTDSSGGQEENKGVLRDDVQQPVPCHPSPTALLPLILPAESLHPIPRKDIIMGRPGTVWTNVEPRSVPVFPWHSLVPFLAPTQSDAASHPGEGPHPVSHPQAPSLKSESQGVAAPSQEPAEAPPAAERAALSQPPPTSEEQPAEKEKGDAERERPDSETESDVDDPFLPGVVPEPPLATSPVKRRTQSLSALPKDGDKNSPGKREKDHIRRPMNAFMIFSKRHRALVHQRHPNQDNRTVSKILGEWWYALGPKEKQKYHDLAFQVKEAHFKAHPDWKWCNKERKKSSSEGRGVPGGKDIRERSMSESTEPHSVDLKGVGPNIVGVSERNAGETRPRALSQSAMHSFERGDRGNTQALAELAQMCGDGGSQFPSHTPALSQSQRGVSEDMTSDEERMVICEEEGDDDVIEDPYPSSSIDLKCKERVTDSDSENGSGDEAERKRVFAPVICSTALSSSSQHIPHGRSVSLSSYPTSKRYDEGRPGGGGGADHRRKDRGDGDSKGAFVGEDGGGLQAASFSLSSGQSLMSTSGVTLSSGATSLGANPLLGIGAVRVASTVVTNVMRPVISTPLPIASKPRDGGPSSSSLPPERKALTPQHQPQLLTGSGGGGAATGGGYYSSSSPNPVGSGPGGVLTNLVLGGPLSAQPAVQLITPAPQPQSSQQQTLPPPTHTSHHQTNGPVPLPLLQPQFLPASSLAPPVGKAITQVQYILPTLPANNHPKSPPRHLSQTTSIFTLPPAPPTHASLANGKQQVTGSVTGYTSSQTVGVVSPGPRVQTQSPVLQGKMLVPMATVRTAPAPAQQFPIVAPPLPVQNGSQTGSKIIQIAPMPVVQSQLPQGGAVHPPNAFPVTVGTAAVVAPGTAPSQTVLLPPPPTRITYVQSTPGVPSSLPLVSTTTGSSTTQQALPVAGSAYVPSALATLGFTAIAPPGQTLVQPLITGQPPLLAPSQSPSPSASVPVSGSQIVTAVYPPSPSITVATGVVSMTAVPPSAVHSGSSPSSASSHILSKHTAAATTVTHTHPQLHLDRPSERHLSRDRPADRQMDRASERQAEMLMPLERQLERQGQPSSSGSVAPPSGPAVSIRANSPTLPVQTSGSVPGTPKLTQLPVRTSQKVKATLANIPVGNYEGGGRGKEREKEREKEREAAGGGHFSFDTQSSPATHPIEELPSERAPESSGAADPSESRSRDGTTTKEAGWKECLPSSPLLPPSSTEPNLPPPHTEKEGPAPKKLKARPPPLKKTFDSVDKVLSEVYFEERFAELPEFRPEEVLPSPTLQSLATSPRAILGSYRRKRKNSTDLDSATDEQVSPKRKSRRRSSCSSEPNTPKSAAKCEGDIFTFDRPGAEGEDILTDLEFDKVPYSSLRRTLDQRRALVMQLFQEQGFFPSAQATAAFQTRYSDIFPTKLCLQLKIREVRQKIMQTATPSDASGLGTSDSSSLPGPSGSHSGEGSGRGELQDDEEEPGTEGSPEDPRDSQDSSR comes from the exons ATGAGACCAATAAAAAAACACCGAGGACGTTCTTCCCCATTAACTAGaggcagaggggggaaaaggaaaGGGACCTTCCAGCCTCTTCGAGAAAAAGACCCCAAGAGAGTCAAAAAGGAGACACGCAACAAGCCCATGCAGCATAAACTCGGCACCCAATCTCCAGACAAACAGAACCAACCCTCTGCCCCCAACTGTAATGAAGAACCTGTCAAATGCAGCAATACCCCAACAAAGGATCTCACCCAACCGCGGAAACCTGTAGATTCAGTTGAGACCGATGGAAAAAAGGTGGAAAGAAATGCACAAAATAAGAAGACTTTGGCAGCAAATGGAAATGGTGAAATTTCCACACAAACTGTAGCACTTCCTACTCCTACCGCAGGACCACCTTCCACCAGTACAGCTTCTCAAGCAGCCAACCATAGCGTAACCTCTGTCTCCAGCCGAAAAACAGCCACATTTAAGGCTCGCGTACCCAAGAAAAAATACACTTTTGAGCACTTTGCTAGTACTATAAGTGCCCTGACTACCATTTCTACCTCTAGCCCTGCACTAAGTGATACTGTAAATACAGCTGCTAATCATTTTAAGAGCAGTAACAGTGTTGTAATTAGcatgaataaaaacataaataaaagcattattAGTAGTAACAATAGTAGTGCTGAAAGCCATTGTACTTTAGTTCATAGTGCCAACAGTAGAAGTAATCATTTCTCAGGTAAACTGCCATCTGTGGCAACTGTAGACAGTACGGCTACAGAAACAAACCACTTGGTTTCCATTGAGAATAGAACGAGGTCAATTGATTACCATGAAAAAGAAAGCGGGGAGAACGAGACTGGGGCACCTAGCTCAGTGCGTTCTTCCTCCACCGATACAGCTAGCGAGCATTCAGCTGACCTAGATGTAAATGAAGCAACAAGATCAAGCCAACATCAGAAAATCTTTGACACCCCAGATCACCCAAATAGCGCAAGTTCTGTGGAGGCCAGCCTGTCAGAAGCAGTGGCCGAAGCTCTGGCTAAAGGCATGAAAAACCAGAGGGTCCTGGCTCGAACAGGAGAGAGTGCAGGTGCAGTTCATGGGGACACAAGGGTTAAAACAGAGACTGACTCATGTCCTTCATCACCTATATTCAGACCTGGGGTAGTGCGCAGGGTGAGTGGCGGTAATGTTGAGGTCCAGCTTCAAGGATATGAAACAATTGTTAAATATCCTTTCTGTGGTAACACTGTGATGAGCACTGTGGAATTTATTTTggacacacctcctcctggcacAGCACCTGTTGCAATTGGAACTCAAGTCTGTGTACCCTTTGGTGGCGAAGAGGGTTGTCCTCTATTATACAGAGAAGGGATGATTGTTAAGGTGGACCCCCATCCTGGTGTCTCATTTCCTTACCAGGTGCTCCTAAAGGGGGACAGAAAGACTCTGGGTGAGGAAGATATGGGGGAGGAGAAGCAACAAAGAAAAGCTAATGCCCAGGCTGTTTGGGTGTCCCGACAAAGCCTAAGACTCCTGACTCCTCCTTGGGAGGTCTCATATTTGGAGGGTGGAAAGGCTAAGGAGAGAGAGCGTGAGAGGGAAAGGGAAGAaagggaaaggagggaggagatggaggtagAGAGGGAAGTGTGCCAGTTGAGTATTGGAATGGGGGTACTGGGGCGTGGGGCAAGATTGGCCCATGGATTTTCGCTTGAGGGGGCTACAGGAGGACACTCCTATGGAAACACAAATCCATCGTGCCATTCAACTATGTCTGGCAGCGCAGCCCATGGCTACGGACTCAATTATACTcacagagaaagacagaagcaTCCAAACAGTCCAGACGAGGATGTGGAGCTATCACGTTTTACCCTGGGCCTCACTGTTGGTTCCAAGCCTAATGCCGTCACCTCTCAACACAGAAATGTCCTCTCCAAGTCCGATGGCTTGTCCCCTTCTTCCCCTCACCGTACAGTGGTGCGCGGCCTGGGACCCCATCATCTCTCCAGCATAGCTAGTTCTCCACCACCCTCTACCCATGCCCTCCTTGTTTCTGAAATTCACAACAGCACCCCAAACCTATCTCCAGCAAAAATCACTCCCACTCAGATCTCTACCCCAGTTCCGGGTGAGGGCTCCTCTACTACCCCCTCTCGCACTCGGACTCCCTTTTCATTGGCTCAACAGAAATATAAGAAGGGTGATGTTGTGTGCACCCCAAATGGTATACGCAAGAAATTCAATGGTAAACAGTGGAGGAGACTGTGCTCGAGGGAGGGATGCATGAAAGAGTCGCAGCGTCGAGGATACTGTTCCAGACACTTGTCAATGAGGACCAAAGAAATTGAGGcatcaggagcagagagggTAGGAGGGGGCAGCAGCTCAGGAACAGTCACCCCATCTGACCTGCATGGAAGAGCAAGCAGTGAGTTTGAATGGGATGACACATCAAGAGAGAGCAGTGAAGCCAGTAGTAGAGGAGACTCCCGACCACGCTTGGtcctcccctcgctcctccCACATGAACTATCTTCACGTTTCGACATTGATGAGTGTGAAGCTGCCACAATGCTTGTGTCTTTAGGAAGTTCCCGTTCTGGgaccccctccttctctcccatcTCCAATCAATCACCATTCTCCCCTGCCCCTTCTCCCTCACCGTCCCCTCTGTTTGGCTTCAGGCCGGCAAACTTCTCCCCCATCACTGCCTCCCCGGTACTGCAACACCGCAGACACAGGCAGCCCagtgggacaggaggagggggggcaggggggaaCAGGGCAACAgccccagctggaggaagtgaaCGTGAAAGACACACTTCGGGCATCCAGTCCTCCTTCCATAGTAACTTAATGTTTACGGTCCCCATGAGCCCCAGCAAAAGAAAACCTGATgcgcctcctccagcctcccttCCTTCACACCTCCACGACTACACACCTAAAACAGAGGTGGAGCAGGGGGACCTGGGCAACTCTTTCAGGGTGCTGTCTCCACATACTCCAATTTCacattccaacacacacacaccgacctTCTCCCGTCCTAGGGGGGTGACTACCACCTCCTCGAGTAGACCACTTTCCTCACCAGCtgtatctcctcctcctcttttggtgtctccatctccttctcctctcactCCAGATGGAGCATCTCGTCGTGCGATCCCCATATCCCAGCAGACTTTGAGGGACTCACCTGTCATTGTGAGAAATCCTGAAGTTCCACTGGCAAAATTTACAGAATGTCCGCTTGGAAAAGGAGGACTTGAGCACGAGCAGGGGATAGATAGCGCTTCATCGAAAGACATATGCCTAGCAACACTCAGTCCTCATTCAAACTCTGGCCTCCAGGTTCCCATTCCCATTAATGCTGCTGCAACCTCAATACCCAATGGCACCGTTCTTTTAAGGAGCCCAGCCCAAACACTGGTGCTTGTGTCCCCAACACCCTCCTCTTTGTCTACCACTGATGCCCCTTCCACCCCCCTGCAGGCCTTGTCAGTTACCGTTAGCACAACAGTCACAGTTCCTGTTCAGAAAAGTACAGACAGCTCTGGGGGGCAAGAAGAGAACAAGGGGGTGTTGAGAGATGATGTCCAGCAGCCTGTCCCTTGCCACCCTTCTCCAACTGCCCTGCTGCCCCTCATCCTCCCTGCAGAGAGCCTCCACCCAATCCCACGAAAGGACATCATCATGGGACGACCCGGGACAG TGTGGACCAACGTGGAGCCCAGATCCGTTCCAGTCTTCCCTTGGCATTCATTGGTCCCGTTTCTGGCACCCACCCAGTCTGATGCTGCTTCTCACCCAGGAGAGGGTCCACACCCGGTCAGCCACCCGCAGGCACCCAGTCTAAAGTCAG agaGTCAGGGGGTCGCAGCACCGTCGCAGGAACCCGCAGAGGCGCCTCCTGCTGCAGAGAGAGCTGCCCtctcccagcccccccccacatctgAGGAACAACctgcagaaaaggagaagggggaCGCGGAGAGGGAGAGACCCGACAGTGAGACGGAGAGTGACGTGGACGACCC CTTCCTCCCGGGAGTTGTACCAGAGCCGCCCCTCGCTACGTCGCCAGTAAAAAGACGCACTCAGTCTCTCAGTGCGCTGCCCAAAGATGGAGATAAGAACAGTCCTGGGAAG AGGGAGAAGGACCACATCCGAAGACCGATGAATGCTTTTATGATCTTCAGTAAGCGTCATCGAGCACTGGTACATCAGCGGCACCCAAACCAGGACAATAGGACGGTCAGCAAGATTCTTGGGGAGTGGTGGTATGCCCTTGGCCCCAAGGAGAAGCAGAAGTACCACGATCTGGCCTTCCAG GTCAAAGAAGCCCACTTTAAGGCCCACCCAGACTGGAAGTGGTGcaacaaagagaggaagaagtcCAGCTCTGAAGGTCGTGGAGTGCCAGGAGGCAAAGACATCAGAGAGCGGAGCATGTCCGAATCCACAG AACCTCATTCTGTGGATCTGAAGGGGGTTGGACCCAATATAGTCGGAGTCTCTGAAAGGAATGCAGGAGAAACCCGTCCGCGAGCCCTCTCTCAGAGTGCCATGCACAGCTTTGAGCGCGGTGACCGTGGCAACACACAAGCCCTGGCAGAGTTGGCGCAG ATGTGCGGAGATGGCGGCAGCCAGTTTCCAAGCCACACCCCAgctctgtcccagtcccagcggGGGGTCAGCGAGGACATGACCAGCGACGAGGAGCGCATGGTCAtctgtgaggaggagggcgatGATGACGTCATTG AAGACCCTTACCCCAGCAGCTCCATAGACCTTAAATGTAAAGAGAGAGTGACTGACAGTGACAGTGAGAATGGATCTGGAGATGAAGCTGAACGCAAG agGGTTTTTGCTCCCGTTATTTGTTCCACCGCATTATCCTCTTCATCACAACATATCCCGCATGGCAGAAGTGTCTCCCTGTCATCTTACCCGACCAGTAAGCGCTATGATGAGGGGAGaccaggtgggggagggggtgcggATCAcaggaggaaggacagaggaGACGGGGACAGTAAAGGTGCGTTTGTGGGTGAAGATGGAGGTGGGCTGCAGGCcgcctctttctccctctcgtCTGGCCAGTCACTAATGTCCACCTCAGGGGTGACGCTGTCTTCAGGGGCGACTTCTCTGGGTGCAAACCCCCTCCTGGGCATCGGCGCGGTTAGGGTGGCCTCTACAGTCGTGACCAATGTCATGCGCCCTGTGATCAGCACACCACTGCCCATTGCCAGCAAACCCAGAGATGGAGGCCCCTCATCCAGCTCACTTCCACCAGAGCGCAAGGCTTTGACGCCCCAGCACCAGCCCCAACTTCTGACGGgctctgggggtgggggggcagctaCTGGGGGTGGGTACTACTCTTCATCGTCACCTAACCCGGTGGGCTCGGGGCCCGGCGGTGTTTTGACTAATTTGGTGTTGGGAGGTCCTTTATCTGCTCAGCCTGCTGTGCAGCTCATCACCCCGGCCCCCCAGCCGCAGTCCTCCCAGCAGCAGACGCTGCCCCCCCCTACACATACATCCCACCATCAGACCAATGGACCTGtgcctctgcctctgcttcAGCCCCAGTTCCTCCCTGCCTCATCCTTAGCACCCCCGGTGGGCAAGGCGATCACACAAGTTCAGTACATCCTGCCCACCCTCCCTGCTAACAACCACCCCAAGAGTCCCCCCAGACATCTGAGCCAGACCACCAGTATCTTCACCCTCCCTCCCGCCCCGCCGACACATGCCTCCCTGGCCAACGGGAAGCAGCAGGTTACAGGTTCAGTGACGGGATACACGTCGAGCCAGACGGTGGGAGTCGTCAGCCCGGGACCGAGAG TGCAAACACAGTCTCCAGTTCTACAGGGTAAAATGCTTGTTCCTATGGCAACAGTGCGCACTGCACCAGCTCCGGCCCAGCAGTTTCCAATAGTGGctccacctcttcctgtccaAAATGGGTCTCAGACTGGAAGTAAG ATCATCCAGATTGCTCCCATGCCTGTGGTCCAGTCCCAGTTGCCACAGGGTGGGGCTGTCCACCCTCCCAATGCCTTCCCTGTCACAGTGGGCACAGCTGCTGTGGTCGCTCCAGGAACGGCGCCCTCTCAGACCGTCTTGCTGCCGCCTCCACCTACCAG GATCACCTATGTCCAGTCTACTCCAGGGGTCCCATCTTCTCTGCCTCTTGTGTCGACAACAACAGGCTCTTCAACCACTCAACAAGCACTTCCTGTGGCTGGATCTGCCTACGTTCCCTCCGCTCTGGCGACACTTGGGTTCACAGCTATTGCACCGCCTGGACAGACTCTTGTCCAGCCCCTTATCACAG GTCAGCCTCCACTCCTGGCCCCTTCACAGTCTCCCTCACCCTCCGCCTCAGTCCCAGTTTCAGGGAGCCAGATAGTCACTGCTGTTTACCCTCCTTCACCAAGCATCACTGTGGCAACAGGGGTGGTCTCCATGACAGCAGTCCCCCCCAGTGCGGTGCACTCGGGCTCCAGCCCCTCTAGTGCTTCCTCTCACATCCTGTCCAAACACACAGCGGCCGCCACGACggtcacgcacacacatccgCAGCTCCATCTGGACCGTCCGTCAGAAAGACACCTGTCCCGGGACAGACCAGCCGATCGACAAATGGACCGAGCGAGCGAGAGGCAGGCGGAGATGCTGATGCCGTTAGAGCGACAGTTGGAGAGGCAGGGACAACCCTCCAGCAGTGGCTCGGTGGCACCTCCCAGTGGCCCAGCTGTGTCTATACGGGCCAACAGTCCAACACTTCCAGTCCAGACATCTG GCAGTGTGCCTGGTACTCCAAAATTAACCCAGCTTCCAGTCAGGACCTCTCAAAAGGTGAAGGCAACTCTGGCCAATATCCCTGTGGGAAACTATGAAGGAGGAGGCcgaggaaaagagagggagaaggagagagagaaggagagagaagctgCAGGCGGTGGCCATTTCTCCTTTGATACTCAGTCGTCTCCAGCAACTCATCCGATTGAGGAGCTGCCGTCTGAAAGAGCCCCGGAGAGCTCCGGTGCAGCGGATCCCTCTGAGTCGCGGAGTCGTGACGGCACCACGACCAAAGAG GCGGGATGGAAGGAGTGcctcccttcatctcctctcctccctccatcgaGCACCGAGCCCAACCTGCCACCGCCACACACGGAGAAGGAAGGACCTGCACCCAAGAAGCTCAAAGCGCGCCCTCCTCCACTTAAGAAGACCTTTGACTCTGTGGACAA GGTACTGTCGGAGGTGTATTTCGAGGAGCGCTTCGCGGAGCTGCCGGAGTTTCGCCCTGAAGAGGTTTTGCCTTCGCCCACGTTGCAGAGTCTGGCCACGTCACCCCGCGCCATCCTGGGGAGCTATCGGCGCAAGAGGAAGAACTCCACAG ATTTGGACTCGGCAACTGACGAGCAGGTTTCTCCGAAGAGAAAGAGCCGTCGGCGCTCGAGCTGCAGCTCGGagcccaacacccccaagagcGCCGCCAAATGTGAAGGCGACATTTTCACCTTTGACCGACCAG